From the Vibrio metoecus genome, one window contains:
- the hcp-2 gene encoding type VI secretion system effector Hcp-2, which translates to MPTPCYISIDGQTQGLITAGACTADSIGDSFVEGHEDEMLVQQFDHVVTVPTDPQSGQPSGQRVHKPFKFTVALNKAVPLLYNALSSGEKLKTVELKWYRTSIEGKQENFFTTKLENASIVDIHCEMPHCQDPAKSDFTQNVTVSLSYRKITWDHVNAGTSGADDWRKPIEA; encoded by the coding sequence ATGCCAACTCCATGTTATATCTCTATCGACGGCCAAACTCAGGGTCTTATCACTGCGGGCGCATGTACTGCAGACTCTATCGGCGATTCATTCGTTGAAGGTCACGAAGATGAGATGCTGGTTCAACAGTTTGATCACGTAGTGACGGTACCGACTGACCCACAATCAGGTCAACCTTCAGGCCAACGCGTGCACAAGCCATTCAAATTCACTGTCGCGCTGAACAAAGCCGTTCCTCTGCTGTACAACGCACTGTCTTCAGGTGAGAAGCTGAAAACCGTTGAGCTGAAATGGTACCGCACGTCTATCGAAGGCAAACAAGAAAACTTCTTCACCACTAAGCTGGAAAACGCGTCTATCGTGGACATCCACTGTGAAATGCCACACTGCCAAGACCCAGCAAAATCTGATTTCACTCAGAATGTGACTGTGTCTCTGTCTTACCGCAAAATCACTTGGGACCACGTTAACGCGGGTACTTCAGGTGCGGATGACTGGCGTAAGCCAATCGAAGCGTAA
- a CDS encoding carboxypeptidase M32 gives MNAFNKLVKHSKKISNFNHLSSIVGWDQAAVMPSGGAEARSQAMAELSVHIHGLMTQPQLADWFAQAESETLNTEQQATLREMKRQWQQATVLPEALVEAQSLAGSKCEHAWRSQRKNNDWAGFEKNWAEVVKLSQEEAQIRAEATGKKPYDAMLELYEPGTTTEQLNRVFSDVKTWLPNLIDVVIEKQSSESFIAPKGHYPAESQKALGLDVMKLLQFDFNHGRLDESVHPFCGGVPSDVRITTRYNESEFVQSLMGIVHETGHARYEQGLPKHLAGTPAGEARSMGIHESQSLFFEMQVGRSPAFIAHLAKLAGNHFSAMNDPVFLIENIQKLYTRVQKDFIRVDADELTYPAHVILRFEIERDLMNGKIKHTDVPELWDQKMQAYLGLSTKGNDQNGCMQDIHWTDGSFGYFPSYTLGAMYAAQFMTAMKKTVDVDGAIRRGDLSPIFTWLSENIWSKGSLFSTDELVKQATGETLNPEHFKTHLSQRYLK, from the coding sequence ATGAATGCATTCAATAAATTAGTAAAACATTCTAAAAAAATTTCTAACTTCAATCATTTGTCATCTATTGTCGGTTGGGATCAAGCCGCCGTCATGCCCAGTGGCGGTGCAGAAGCGCGCTCGCAAGCTATGGCTGAACTTTCTGTGCATATTCACGGTTTAATGACTCAGCCACAGTTAGCCGATTGGTTTGCGCAAGCAGAAAGCGAAACGCTCAATACCGAGCAGCAAGCCACCCTGCGCGAAATGAAACGCCAATGGCAACAAGCAACAGTTCTCCCTGAAGCCTTAGTCGAAGCGCAATCACTGGCCGGCTCCAAATGTGAGCACGCTTGGCGCAGCCAGCGTAAAAACAATGATTGGGCCGGTTTTGAGAAAAACTGGGCGGAGGTGGTCAAACTTTCTCAAGAAGAAGCGCAAATTCGTGCCGAAGCAACCGGTAAAAAACCTTACGATGCGATGCTGGAGCTGTACGAGCCGGGCACGACAACTGAACAGCTCAATCGCGTATTTAGTGATGTCAAAACTTGGCTACCCAACTTAATTGACGTGGTGATTGAAAAACAGAGTAGCGAAAGTTTTATCGCCCCCAAAGGCCACTATCCTGCTGAAAGCCAAAAGGCGCTGGGGCTGGATGTGATGAAGCTGCTGCAATTTGATTTTAACCACGGCCGACTTGATGAAAGTGTGCACCCCTTCTGTGGCGGCGTGCCAAGTGATGTGCGCATTACCACACGCTACAACGAAAGTGAGTTTGTTCAATCGCTGATGGGCATCGTGCATGAAACTGGCCATGCGCGTTACGAGCAAGGTTTACCTAAGCATTTGGCAGGCACTCCGGCTGGCGAAGCGCGTTCAATGGGCATTCATGAATCGCAATCTCTGTTCTTTGAGATGCAAGTGGGTCGTAGCCCTGCGTTTATTGCTCACCTCGCCAAGCTGGCAGGCAACCATTTTTCGGCAATGAATGACCCTGTATTCCTCATTGAGAATATTCAAAAACTTTACACGCGCGTGCAGAAAGATTTTATCCGCGTGGATGCGGATGAGCTCACCTACCCAGCTCATGTGATCCTGCGTTTTGAAATCGAACGGGATTTGATGAACGGCAAAATCAAACACACTGATGTGCCAGAACTTTGGGATCAAAAAATGCAGGCTTACTTAGGCCTAAGCACCAAAGGCAACGACCAAAATGGGTGTATGCAGGATATTCACTGGACCGATGGCAGCTTTGGTTACTTCCCAAGCTACACCTTAGGTGCCATGTATGCCGCACAATTTATGACGGCGATGAAGAAAACCGTGGATGTGGATGGCGCGATTCGCCGCGGCGATCTCTCACCGATTTTTACTTGGTTGTCTGAGAATATCTGGAGTAAAGGCAGCTTATTTAGCACCGATGAACTGGTTAAACAGGCTACCGGAGAAACCCTCAATCCTGAGCATTTCAAGACACACTTAAGCCAACGCTATCTGAAGTGA